Proteins from a genomic interval of Trifolium pratense cultivar HEN17-A07 linkage group LG6, ARS_RC_1.1, whole genome shotgun sequence:
- the LOC123891062 gene encoding probable sugar phosphate/phosphate translocator At1g48230, giving the protein MAVMATIMNRQHLLTYIYLLVYISLSSGVILYNKWVLSTLYFNFPFPITLTMIHMAFSGGVAFFLIRVLKVVAPIKMTFHIYITCVVPISAFFAASLWFGNTAYLYISVAFIQMLKALMPVATFLVAVTLGTEKLRCDVFWNMVLVSVGVVISSYGEIHFNVLGTVYQVSGIAAEALRLVLTQVLLQNKGLTLNPITSLYYIAPCSFVFLFIPWYILEKPEMEAPHMEFNFWIFFSNALCALALNFSTFLVIGRTGAVTIRVAGVLKDWLLISLSTVLFPESKITGLNVIGYAIALSGVVCYNYLKIRDVRRSQLQINPDESAKELLTEKKGDDDNDEDIWNNSVSDSHHHSHFDEEAPLMYSSRISHLGRKPALARPCNEGSICSTWIDITLIDDSEVASVLDIYF; this is encoded by the exons ATGGCAGTCATGGCGACAATAATGAATAGGCAGCATTTGCTGACCTACATCTACCTTCTGGTTTACATTTCACTTTCCTCGGGTGTTATTTTGTATAACAAG TGGGTTCTCTCTACGCtgtattttaattttccatTTCCAATAACACTCACTATGATCCATATGGCTTTTTCTGGTGGAGTTGCATTTTTCCTTATCCGTGTTCTGAAG GTTGTAGCGCCTATTAAAATGACATTTCACAT ATATATAACCTGTGTGGTCCCTATAAGCGCCTTCTTTGCAGCAAGTCTGTG GTTTGGGAACACTGCTTATTTGTACATTTCTGTGGCTTTCATCCAGATGCTTAAAGCCCTGA TGCCAGTGGCAACATTTCTTGTGGCTGTTACTCTTGGAACTGAGAAATTAAGGTGTGACGTATTCTGGAACATGGTGTTGGTTAGTGTTGGAGTTGTCATTTCCTCCTACGGGGAAATTCATTTTAACGTGCTGGGTACGGTTTATCAAGTATCGGGAATAGCTGCTGAAGCATTGAGGCTGGTCTTAACTCAAGTTCTTCTTCAAAATAAAGGCTTGACACTAAATCCTATTACCAGCCTGTATTACATAGCCCCCTGCAG CTTTGTGTTCCTTTTTATTCCATGGTATATCCTTGAGAAGCCTGAGATGGAAGCTCCACATATGGAGTTTAACTTCTggatatttttttcaaatgctCTTTGTGCTTTGGCATTGAACTTCTCAACGTTCTTGGTGATTGGTAGAACTGGGGCTGTAACTATTCGAGTGGCTGGAGTTTTGAAAGACTGGCTACTTATCTCTCTTTCAACTGTCTTATTTCCTGAATCAAAGATTACAGGACTGAATGTCATTGGCTATGCTATTG CTTTAAGCGGTGTTGTTTGTTACAACTACCTGAAGATCAGGGATGTGCGCAGATCTCAACTTCAAATTAACCCCGACGAATCAGCAAAG GAGCTGCTAACGGAGAAAAAGGgagatgatgataatgatgaggATATATGGAATAATTCAGTTTCTGATTCTCATCATcattctcattttgatgaagAAGCGCCTTTAATGTATTCATCACGGATATCTCATCTCGGAAGAAAACCA GCTCTGGCTAGACCATGCAATGAAGGTTCTATTTGTTCCACATGGATCGATATAACTCTGATCGATGATTCTGAAGTTGCTAGTGTACtcgatatttatttttaa
- the LOC123889070 gene encoding uncharacterized protein LOC123889070 encodes MSEQISIGNDENRKLKRRIEEHSESRPEKESKVMSSTSESNAEDLLNLSLGIHTKSSIKSLEIGEHSHSSQNVVVEPLPQTVDVEPLNDEQKVTEFSCPYCDKKYSTPQALGGHQNAHKRERAFIKMEKQRREDELISNLRFRSVHQPYPYPISSPNHYQGYSYLGSANLHHPISHHTNNTMPSWASGSSYGGYGGLYMPNTPPTIPQLAMRMPSSSLTTIGTTNFLGGGQNIALPIPQRSDTSGLELFAQANQTPLIAEPHTSPIGEGLIQTNSNRSSSSTQSTSKELNLDFTL; translated from the coding sequence atgtcTGAGCAAATTTCCATTGGAAACGATGAGAACAGAAAGCTCAAGCGTAGAATAGAGGAGCACTCAGAGTCGAGACCTGAGAAGGAATCGAAGGTCATGTCATCGACCTCTGAATCCAATGCTGAAGATTTACTTAATCTAAGCCTTGGCATTCACACCAAGTCCTCTATCAAATCCTTGGAGATTGGTGAACATTCACATTCATCTCAAAATGTCGTTGTTGAACCTTTACCCCAAACCGTTGATGTCGAACCTTTAAATGACGAGCAAAAAGTGACGGAATTTTCTTGTCCTTATTGTGATAAGAAATATTCCACTCCTCAAGCACTTGGAGGACACCAAAACGCTCATAAGCGTGAGCGTGCCTtcataaaaatggaaaaacagagGAGGGAAGATGAACTGATTTCAAATCTTAGATTTAGATCTGTTCATCAACCATACCCTTATCCAATTTCAAGCCCTAATCACTACCAAGGGTATTCTTATTTAGGTAGTGCTAACTTGCACCACCCAATTAGTCACCATACGAACAATACCATGCCTTCTTGGGCTAGTGGTTCTTCTTATGGTGGCTATGGAGGGTTGTATATGCCAAATACACCCCCCACAATACCCCAACTTGCAATGCGAATGCCAAGTTCATCCCTCACAACAATAGGGACAACAAATTTTTTGGGCGGAGGTCAAAATATTGCATTACCAATTCCACAAAGGTCGGACACTTCGGGTTTGGAACTCTTTGCTCAAGCTAATCAAACCCCTTTAATTGCTGAGCCTCATACTAGTCCTATTGGAGAAGGCCtaattcaaacaaattcaaacagGTCTTCATCGTCAACTCAATCAACCTCGAAGGAGCTGAACTTGGATTTCACCCTTTAA